One window of Quercus robur chromosome 5, dhQueRobu3.1, whole genome shotgun sequence genomic DNA carries:
- the LOC126728412 gene encoding uncharacterized protein LOC126728412, with product MFYIGGLSFNFARNPYYRSSYAYAATHSIPDYVSPGCNALKKTLLQRERTNVERLLKPIKDSWLENHGPMFTKVIDGLGEFKDKHYIAGVLKDAIKGIGHEKVIQVITNNASVMKSAGALIEGEYPKIFWTPCVVHTLNLVLKNIYAAKSTEKNEVTYKECSWITCIADDASFIYVFIMNHSMRLAMFNEFCPLKLLQVADTRFASVVVMLKRLKLIKRCLQAMAISDQWASYKEDNVGKAQKVKDMILSDRWWNIVDYILEFTATIYDMLRAVDIDRPCLHLVYEMWDSMKEKVKAAIYQHEGLEDDEYSLFF from the exons ATGTTTTACATCGGTGGGCTTTCGTTTAACTTTGCAAGGAACCCATATTATCGTAGTTCCTATGCATATGCTGCTACCCATAGCATTCCGGATTATGTTTCTCCTGGATGCAATGCCTTGAAAAAAACACTTTTGCAAAGAGAAAGAACTAATGTTGAAAGGCTTTTGAAACCAATTAAGGACTCTTGGCTAGAAAATCAT GGTCCAATGTTTACAAAGGTAATTGATGGGTTAGGTGAGTTCAAAGACAAACATTATATTGCTGGGGTGTTAAAGGATGCTATAAAAGGGATTGGACATGAAAAAGTTATCCAAGTCATCACTAATAATGCTAGTGTGATGAAGTCTGCTGGAGCTCTTATTGAAGGTGAGTATCCCAAAATATTTTGGACACCATGTGTTGTCCACACTCTTAATCTAGTTTTGAAGAATATTTATGCAGCAAAAAGCACTGAAAAGAATGAAGTTACATATAAGGAATGTAGTTGGATTACATGTATTGCTGATGATGCATCattcatatatgtttttatCATGAATCATTCAATGAGGTTGGcaatgtttaatgaattttgtcCATTAAAACTGCTCCAAGTTGCTGATACTAGATTTGCTTCGGTTGTTGTAATGCTGAAAAGgttgaagttgataaaaagatgccttcAAGCCATGGCTATTAGTGACCAATGGGCTTCTTATAAGGAGGATAATGTTGGAAAAGCTCAAAAGGTGAAAGATATGATTCTAAGCGATCGTTGGTGGAATATTGTTGATTATATCCTTGAATTCACAGCAACTATTTATGATATGCTACGAGCAGTCGACATAGATAGGCCTTGTCTTCATCTTGTGTATGAGATGTGGGATTCAATGAAAGAGAAGGTGAAGGCAGCAATATATCAGCATGAAGGCTTGGAAGATGATGAGTAtagcttatttttttaa